In one window of Camelus bactrianus isolate YW-2024 breed Bactrian camel chromosome 29, ASM4877302v1, whole genome shotgun sequence DNA:
- the CHCHD7 gene encoding coiled-coil-helix-coiled-coil-helix domain-containing protein 7 has translation MPMVTQKLRDPDVNPCLSESDASTRCMDENNYDKERCSAYFLKYRSCRKFWHSIMLQRRQSGVKPPMPTAAERAEILGAMGKMPY, from the exons atgcccatggtcacacagaaGCTGAGAGATCCCGACGTAAACCCTTGCTTGTCG GAGTCCGATGCTTCCACCAGATGTATGGACGAGAATAACTATGACAAGGAGAGGTGCTCCGCTTACTTCCTGAAGTACAGAAGCTGCCGCAAGTTCTGG CATTCTATCATGCTCCAGCGAAGACAGAGTGGGGTGAAGCCGCCCATGCCTACAGCAGCAGAAAGAGCCGAAATCTTGGGAGCGATGGGAAAGATGCCCTATTGA